Genomic segment of Streptococcus australis:
TCTTCACCTTCCAATTTCTATAGCTTGTCATATCTAATTCTGGAAATCCTAGTAACTCTGCCTTAACCTGCAACACTAAAGGAGAAGCATTATCAGCAGTAATTTCTTCCAAACTCAACCAAAGTGCATTTGCTGAATCATTACTTCCATCAAGAACTTCATGAGGAAGTGATTTTTGATAGCGTTCGAAATCAAGTACTATATCATAAAAGGCCATGATATGATGTACTGCAAAGTCTTGCCCATCTTCTTGAACCAGCACATCATAAATCCTAGGATTAGCATAACCATTAACCTTATATCCCGTCTCTTCCAGAACTTCTCTCTTGAGGGTTTCTGTCAGCCCTTCACCTACTTCCTGGCTACCACCAGGTAGATCAAAACGATGTTGATAAGGACCTCTCGTTTTCTCAATGCAGAGTAACTTCCCATTTTCAAAGCAAACGCCATAAACACCAAAGTGTTTTTTGATTTCCATCCAACTCCTCCTACTTCAAAGACCAGCCACCATCCACAGTCAAGATTTGTCCTTGCATGGCAGATGCGTGACCGCTAGCCAAGAATAAGCTGACTTCTGCAATTTCACTTGGTTCAATCCAACGCTTGATAGGAGTTTCACTAGCCACCCAGTCTGCTAAGCCACCGGGTTCAAAGTCCGCAGCAGTCATGCCTGTCTTGACTGCTCCGGGAGCAATCCCAAAGACCTGAATCCCAGCATCTGCATAATCTAGAGCCAACTGCTTGGTAAAGCCAGCCAAGGCATGCTTAGAGGAAGTATAGGCGTGACCACCTCCGCCGGCTAAACTAGAAGCGATGGAGCACATATTGATGATGATTCCTTTTTTATTCTCCAGCATTTGTGTCAAATAATAGCGAGTCAACTCAACAGGAGTCACGTAGTTAATTTCAAAAATTTCTTGAATTTCCTGCGCCGTTTGTTCCAAAAGTGGTTTGTAATCATCCAAAACTCCAGCAGTATTGCACAAAACATCCACCCGAGGACACCAGTCAAAAATAGGCTCCAAGTTCAATGTCAAATCTCTCTGTAAAAAGTGGAAATCACCCTGTAATAGTGGATTTTCGCCTTGGTCAACTCCATAAACTTGATAGTCCTTCTCTAAAAAAAGTCGAGCTTGAGCCAGACCGATACCTGAACTCACTCCCGTAATCAATACACGTCTAGTCATGCACTTCTACCCAATCCGTCGCCAAAACATCACAAGGTGTCGGACTCCACATGGAAAAACCTTCTCCTTCTCCAGACACGTTGATTAGGAAATAAGGTGTCACTTCAAGTGCAACCCCGTTTTGTTCAATAGTGTCAAAAAGCTGCACATAGTTTTCAGCCCCTCCCCAACCAGTTCGTACATATTTTTTCTTAGCCTTTAATCCAGGTAGGATTTCTTCAAATGTCATGTTCTTCTCCTTTGTTGTCTATAAACGTTGATTTAATAAGCTTTTTAGTCAGCCTTTGAGTTCTGAAATATAAATTTGTTCACCTTTTTGTGGACTTACAAGCTATTCATGGCTTTTTCAAAATATGAAACCGCCTCTTTTTCTTTATCCGCAGATAGGTGGCTGTATATATCCATGGTCATAGCTAAAGTAGCATGACCTAAACGGTATTGTAATTCTTTATAGCTGATACCAGCATTTAGCAATAAACTAGCGTGAGTATGACGGAAAGCGTGAAAAGTAAAGCGAGGAATAGAAATCTCATTACAGCGTCTATCTAAAGCCTCCTGTCTAGTTGCCAGGTTCTGGTACTCTCTCGTAGGTGTTGCAAACACCACAGACGAAACACGCGCCCCTGACTCCAAATATAATTGGCGTTGTCTATTCTGGTAAAGACGTAACATGTTGACCGTTTTCTTGTCTATGCTGATTATCCTAACTCCTGCTTTGCTTTTCGGTGTACCTATTAGCTTTAATAACCTACTGTAATTCTTGTTAATGCTTATAGTTCCATTCTCAAAATCAATATCCGACCATTCCAGGGCTACTACTTCACCAAAACGGCAACCAGTAGCAAGTAAGACACTATACAGAACATAATCAAAATAATATCTATATTTCTTAAACGCCAGTTTTTCCATATGGAGCAACAGAGCCTTTAAGTCGTCTGAAGCTATGAACTTGATCGCTGTATTCTCACGTTTAGGCTGTTTAGGGAGAATAATATCCCTAGCTGGATTGAATGGCAAGAGCTGGAGAGATACCCCATACTGTAAGACACGCCTATTTATTGAATGAACCACCGCATAGTGAACTAGCTGAGTCGATAAATCATTGATAAAGCTTTGTATATAGCTAACAGATAGCTTGGTCAGTTTCAGAGTACCAAAGACAGGTATAAGATGATTGTACAGCATTCTCTTAGTGTCTAAAAAAGTCTGAGGCTTTACTGTAAGCTGGTAACTGTCTAGCCATAGATCAGCTAACTCCTGATAATTTTTTACAGGTACTACTTTTGTCACCGTACAACCGTTCGATATAAAATCATCTTGCGCGTGCTTTGCTTTCTGCTTGACCTCTTTTTTTGTCCTACCCGTTACACTTGTTTTAGCTTTCTTACCTGTTACCTGGTCAACTCCTAAATATACATTAGCACGGTACACTGTTGTACCGTTTTTCTTTTTGACTTCAGTTATTTGCATATTTTAAACCTTTCTAAAATACATCAGCAGGCAAGCTATTATTAAAAAGGTTTTAGATTGTGGTTTAAATCATGCTAGGGCTTCACAGATTGCCCTGTATTCGATTTTAAAGAGTCAGGCGGTAAATAATACCAGAGTTGGAAATAAGGCGGATACGGGGCTTATATGGGTAAATATTGAAAAAGTACTTATAAGTTCATACTTTTTTTAAATCTTATATTGAACGCCAAGAAATCACGCGCAGAACGTGAAAAAACATGAATTTTTGAAGATTTCAAAAGCTAGAAAAACAAGTGCTTACAAGTCTTTCAATGGTTTTAAGTTATTTGGGTTCATGTTGACAAAAGTTGACATTTTCAGGGTATAACATACCAAAAAACTAGGAAAACTTATATTTCAGATTTTTACACCTAGTGGCGCGTGAGGCACCCTATTCAGCTTCGGGGTTGAAAATAAACATATCTATGTACTTAATTGTTGGTGAAATATCCCAGACTTCAAACGTTTCAGAAAGTTGTTGTTTTATATTATCTATCAATTCATTTTTAAATTGCACAGGCATATCATCAAAAATAGCAACTTGAGACATAGAGCCATTTAGTCTAACTTTATCCAATTGACTTGGATTGAATAGCTTATCAGGGTCTTTACTATACAAATAAAGAAATTTATATTCAAGAAGGTATTTCCTATCTCTCCCTCTTCTAAACTCTAGTAAAAGATAGCATGGTTCTTCAAATTCAGGAACAAATTCCCAATGTTCTTTGACCTCGGATAATGTATCAAAATTATCAAAGCCACATTGAATTTTTACATCATAAGCCCAAAAATCAAAGAATTCACTAGGAGAAACTTCTAGATAGTTACAAATTTTATCTATTGTTTGTAAGCTAATTTTATCAGTATTATTATTTGAAATTTTTGAAATAGTTGAACGAGCTATCCCTGTATCATTAAATAATTGGGTAGCCGTTACTCCTCTATCAATCATTAGTTTTGCTAAATTATTTCTAAGCATTAAAATCACGCTCCTTTAAATACATTTTAGCTTATACACTTCTTTTTTTCAAGATATTTTATTTTTTTACTTGACACGATAAAAATATAGTGTAAAATAAAGAGTATAATTTTAGCGTTAGCGCTATTATTTTTCTTAAAATAAACAAAAAGGAGTTTAAAGCTATGGAAAATAATTTCCGTGTCTTATTGGCAAAGCAACGCAAAAAAGTTGCTGACGTTCATTTAGCGACAGGTATCTCAAAAAGTACACTTATTTCACTGTATTATGAGCGCACAAAGCGCCCAGATATTGAAACCTTGCAAAAGGTAGCCGAGTATCTAGGCGTAACCATTGACGAACTACTTACAGTCGAAGATTAGGAGGTACAGCATGAACATTGTCTACATGGACGGTAAGAAAGAGCCGTACACCACAAGCGAGATCATCGCTGAATGTGCTGAAGTTACTCATCACACAATACAAGAACTTTTAAGAAAGCATAAAGCTGACTTTGAAAGCTACGGAATTATCGCATTTGAAATGCGTAAATTAGACGGCAGAGGACGACCAATGAAAATCTATCGCCTGAACGAACAACAGGCAACCTTGCTGATCACTTACCTAAAAAATACCGAACCCGTTAGAGCTTTTAAAAAAGCTCTAGTCAAAGCATTTTTTGAAATGCGGGACGAGCTAACTCAGTTTAAGCTGCAACGTGCTTTAGAAAAGCTAAAGCGTAAGACTTTGCATGACAGCATTAAGAACTGGGAACAAAAACCAAAGCGCGCGCATAGCACTATCACAAATCTTTTGCTAAAAGGCACTAGCGGTATGAATAAAAAGCAACTGATGGCAGCGCGTGGCGGTCTGACAGGTATCGATAGCTTGACCAGTACCGAGCTTGTCAGATACCAAGCCTTGGAAGATATGGCTATCGCTATGATTAACTTGGGTATGACCTATCAGGATATTAAGTCTATGGTCTTCAGACAAAAAGAAAACGCACCACAAGGCGCGTGAGAGCAACAAAAAAGGCTTAGCAATAACCACACCGCAGAGCCTTTCACACTATCACTAAAACATAATAAACAAGCAGGCAAGCTTTTATTAAAAGGGTTTTAGTAAAGATTTATACCTAGATTATAGCATATCTGGGACACTTTGACCATACGGAGAGCGCCAACTCTTAAAACTGGTATCACCTCACGCTTTCAAACTTTGGCGACTCTGAGCGCGAGGCCAGTGACAAGAAAAACATTCAAAAGACTCTAATTACATAAAAAAGCGAGGTAATTACCATGAAAAAACAAGACCAAAATCAAACAGTTGCTCTGACAGTTAAGTAAATCAAAGAACAAGGCCAACGCACTACCGACGTTATGACGAGAGTAGACACTCTAAAAGGCTATGCTAACAGTCTTATGCTAGCCATGAACAGCGAGCCAGACAAAGCCGTTCTATTAAGCTGCCTAAAAAACTTTCTAAGCCAAGTATATGACCAGATGGATGTAATGTATCAGGAACTAGACGCCGTGGCATATCAGCTACTGGAATGCGACAATCCCGAAGAATTAAAAGCCTACCTGAGAGTGAAAGGATAAGGGTTATTAGCATGAGCGAGCTACTAGGTGCAATTTTAACACTACTACTTTTCTTTCTAGCTGGCGTATGTGCTGAGCTGTTTCACTCCTGGGCTATTGCTTACAGACGCCGAGGATATATCACCAAACGGCAACTCAGAAAGATGGAAAAATGGCTTGAAACAATGGAGGGTAGAGGATGACGGAGCTTGAAGAAAGAATTTTAAGACTGATACCTGTAGGGGCGGACGAGCCACGCGCAGGGCGGGATATAGCCAATGTGCTAGGGCTAGAGATGAGAGCCTTACGAGATCATATTCTCCGGCTTATCGTTCGCTATGGTATCCCCATTGTGGCCAAACGTGGGGCAAGTAACGGCTACTATATCCCTGCTAACGATACCGAACGCCTAGCAGGGATCAGGGAGCTAAAGGCTCAGTATGACACAGAAGGAAGGCGTCTAGATGTGCTTATCAAAGCTGATTTAGAAAGCTATAAAGAGCTGCTGAAGGGAGCTGATAAGAATGTTTAGTCTCAGCAAAGAAAGTGAAAACAGTCTAAAACGTGGCATATTAAAACTGGTAGAAAACTTTCTAAAAGACTATTTAAAGCCTAAACAACGTATAACAGGGCTAATGACACCTAAACAACTCAAGGAAGAGTTAGAGATAGATTACAACACCTTAAAACGTTGGGAACGCGCAGGGCTAAAAAGGTGCACTCCTCCTATCGAGGATACACGCAAAGTCTTTTATAGAATCGGTGATATTCTAATATTTCTAGGAGCTGATAAAGAATCATAAGGAGTAAAACGTGGCAAGAACAAAAATATATTTTTGGCTAAAAATTGATAAGAAATTTTTTGATAATATTTTTATCAAGAGACTAAAGACAATACCGGGTGGGTACACCATGACAGTTATTTATATTAGGCTCATGCTAGAGAGCTTGGAGAGTGACTGTATTTTATACTATGAGGGCTACTTTGATAATCTTAAGGAAGAGTTAGCCCTAAAATTAGATGTATCAGAAGATGATATAGATATGACCATGGCATACTTTACAAAATGCGGTTTAATACAGATTGACGAAGATAAAAACGCAGAACTACCCCAGGCTAAAGCCCTAGTACAGCAGGAAACTAACCAAGCAGCATACATGCGAGAATATCGGAAACAGCAACGAGAACAAAAGGAAAATCTTACAATGTTACCCGAAGACCTCACAACGTTATCTATGTGTAAGACAGAGATAGAGATAGAGATAGAGTTAGAAGAAGAGATAGATAAAAAAACTTCTTCTGCTCCTACTGCTGAAATCTCTAACTATTACCAAAAGCGTATAGGGGTTATGGATGGGCAACAATATCAAATACTGACTGACTATCTCACTCTTGACGGTATAGAGCTAGAGGCCATAGAAAAGGCTGCAGATAACGGCAAGCGATCTTTTAGCTATATCAATTCAATACTGAAGAACTGGCGACAGAATGGCATTAAAACCATGACACAAGTCGAATCTGAACAGAGACAGTTTCAGCAAGAGAAACAAGGTCAGTCTGGCGATGATATTCAAGACCCCTTTATCTACTGACGGAGAGGAGAAACAATGGAATTACTGAATACAGACCAGCTAAACGAAAAAATAAAGGTCACTGATGAGCTTTGCCCAACTCATCAGATTAACCTAGTACAATTCAAAAAGCCAGATGATTATACATCACCCTACTGCATGGAATGTACTAGGGTGAATATTAAACAGACGGAGCTAGAGGGCGTAGAAAAAGCTCTAGGGCATGATCTGAACTCTTCAACCTATGATGTGCTAGCGCGTGAAAGTACGGTGTCAAATGAGCTGAGAGAAGCCTCTTTTAGCACTTTCAAAGCTGAGACAAAAGAGGAACACGAGGCCAAGGAGTTTGCTATCAAGCAAGCTAAGCTGTACCTAAATGGCATGACAGGAAACACGCTGATTATGGGCAAACCAGGCACTGGTAAAAGTCATTTATGCTATTCCATGGCCAAAGCCATCAACGAGGGCTATAAGTCTAAGAATGACCCTAAGAGCGTCCTCTTTGTCAGCATTGCTGAAATCGTCACGCGCATTCAGTCAGGCTGGCAGTATAGGCAGAGTGATTTTACAGAGTATGACGCCTTGAAGCTGCTGACTGAAGTTGACTATCTCTTTATTGACGATTTAGGTACAGAAAGCGTTATGAATAGCCGAAAAGATGAGGCTAATAACTGGGTACAGACCTTTCTTTTCAAGATTTTTGATAGGCGGGAAACAACCATCATCAATACCAACCACAACGGAAAAGAGTTGGCCAGAATTTATAATGACAAGCTAGTCAGTCGAATTGGCAAACGGTCAGAGGGGAATGTATACAACATGACAGACATCAAAGACAAGAGGATGAGGCGTAATTTTTAACCAAATAAAGAAAGGAGGAAGCCCATGATAGAACCAGTATACTTTGAACAGGCAGATCAGGGACTGGAGGAACTCAATCGCAAACGTGACGATTTTATGACAGATGAAACACCAGTATGTCTTGAAGATACGCCTAAACTGATTGAACTAGGTGAGAAGCTCCGGACGGAAGACACCAGCATAAATACCTATGAGTTATACAGACACCCTGAAGCGCGTGCAAAGTTATTCGCCCAAATCGCGGAAGCCTGCTTCTTGCTAATTGCAGATAGTTCACCAGTACCAGTGCAGCCAACACAAGCACAGCGGATACATTTTTGCGAGTACTTGGAAGGACAGTTCCAGAATATCATTAAGAAGTTGATTGCAGGAACTGACAAGCAAGTTCTGGAGTCTTTACTTGAAGCTTTACAACTGCCCAAAGAAAAGCAAGCTCAGTTTGTCCGTGATGTGGTAGTAAGTGGCTTACTCAGTGAAGAATAGTAGCAAAGGGGCATTGCCTCTTTTTGTTGTTTCACTACTACTGAACCCAATCAATTTGGGTTTTTCCATATAGGGGTATTTTGAGAGAATGAAAGTTATTAAATCAATAACCATAGAGACATTTATAAAACCAATGAAAAACAAAAATATCAGTCATGGTATAGCTGAGTTGGACGGTAGAAAACTGGAAATAGACTTAGATAACCTGTATATCACCTTTGGAAGTAATCATTTTGATTTAGCAAGTATACCAGGAACTAAGGGAGGTAATCGCTATTTCTTTCTCTGTCCTATTTGTGGTAATCGATGCAGAAAACTCTATAAGAGACTTTTGCTATATGGTTGTGGATCATGCCAGAAAATACACAAGACAACACTGAACCGAAGTAAGACAGATTGTCAATACTATTGGGAGCTTGCGCTTAGGGAAGCTAGAAAGGTAGAACCAGGTTGGAGTCCCAAACGTGGCGGATATATGTTTGACAGTTTTCCTGAAAGACCAAAGTATATGAAACGTGACAAGTATGATAAGCATTACCAAAAGTTTGTGAACTACACAAAGAAAGGAGATAGTTTTTGGCTGAATGGTTTAGGATCACTCCGATAATTTGTAGTAGGGTGTAATTTACCAAACAAATAAATACTACATATTAGACGGTTTAAATGTTAAAAAAGCTAGATATATCAAGGATTTAAGTAAGTAGAGCGTTCCAAAAAAAGGGTGAGGTAAGGAGGAGGTTGCGTATTTAAAAATACTAAGATTTTACAAAGGTACAGGACTTTTTTCTAGTGATAGAACCCTAAGATCACCCTAAGGTATCGACACTTTTAGAACCATAGAACGGTAAGGTTTTGGTAAGGTATCGAAGTTTTACAATGGTGAGGTTTTGGTTAGGTAGTGGCAAAAAATATGCCTGACAAATGGCAGGGTTATGTGTGTTGAACTCCGAGCGAACGCCGAGAAAATAGCTCTTGAACAGAGAAGGAACTGAGAAGATTATATGGCTTGAACCTCGAGCGAACATAGAGAAAACGCAAAAAAAGCCAAAGCAATCCGCCTCAGCTATAATTAACACAATAAAATTATACCATACAGGAGGCCAAAGTATGACACCAGAGCAAATAAAAGAAAAACTAGAGGGTATTAAGTGGATAAATAAAGAAATAGAGGGCTTATATTTAGAGCTTGCGGCTTTAGAAAGTGGTATTATCAAAAAGCTAGAAATGACCACTACCAGAGTACAAACAAGCAGGGTAAATACAGCAGAGAATAACCTTATAAGTGTTCTGAAGCTAAAAGAGGACACTTTACAGAGAATTGAGCGACTTACTGAGGAGAGAATGGAAATATCTAGGTTGATCGATAAGCTGGTTAATCCTCTTGAGCGTTCTGTTCTAAGACTTTTTTACTTGAATAATCTCGACGCTTGGGAGGTAGCTGAGGAAATAGGGAAATCTAAATCTTCGATATATAGTGTAAGGCAGGAAGCTATAGAACACTTAACAGGTATAGTAAATGGAGATTGATTTAACCTTAGCACAGAGACTAGTTCGTATAGGATACCCTATGCTTCGTATTTGCTCCCTATTTTGCTTTGTTTCGTACTAGATGACTAAAACACCATGGATAAACTAGAAGTCCTTAGAAACGATTCTGGGGGCCTTTGTGATTTGAGAGATAATAAGTATTATCCCTTTACAGTACGTGTAATACGTGTTATAATAATATTGTCAGGAGGTAAAAGCGCTATGCCTATGACACAAAAAGAGATGGTCAAACTCCTTACTGCTCATGGTTGGATAAAAACCAAAGGCGGTAAAGGCTCCCACGTTAAAATGGAGAAAGAAGGGGAAAGACCTATCACAGTCCCTCATGGTGAACTAAATAAGTACACTGAAAGAGGGATAAGAAAGCAAGCAGGACTGTAATAAAGGCAGTCCCCCGCTTGTCTTTGATTTTGGAGGTAAACTATGCTTGTCACTTATCCAGCTTTATTTTATTATGACGATACAGACGGAGCAAACGCCCCTTATTTTGTCACTTTCCCAGACTTTGAGCATTCAGCAACCCAAGGCGAAGATATGGCTGACGCTATGGCAATGGCCAGCGATTGGCTCGGTATTAACCTAGCTGATTATATCGAGAATGGGCGAGAAATTCCTACCCCTACCCCTATTAACGCTCTATCTTTGGCAAATAATAACCCTTTCCGTGATGATGAGGATATAGAGCTAGTTTATGACCCTAGCAAGTCTTTTGTCTCTATGGTTATGGTTGACGTAGCGGAGTATCTAGGTAGTCAAGAGCCTGTAAAGAAAACCCTAACTATCCCACGTTGGGCGGATACTTTAGGACGTGACCTAGGTTTGAACTTCTCACAGACCCTAACAGACGCTATTGCTGATAAAAAAATCCATGCTTAATAATTAACTATGATATAATTGACTTATAAACAGAGCTTTTCCATCTCCCCTTGAAACAGTTCATTCTGCAGTAGGAGGTGGGACGGTTCTGTTTTTACCATAAAGGAGCATTTAAGATGGCAAAAGTTAAAGAGAAATGGAACCCAACAATATCCCATATTGTCCCTAAAGGTACCAAACTAGCTGACGGTACAATATTAGACAAAGAAACCACCTTATCACAAGAAGAATTTGATAAAAACCCTCCTGTTATTCCAGCAGGACATCCTTTTTATAATATTTGTGCTGGGATAATACAAGAAAAAATAGAGAAAGGCGAACTATAAAAATCCGATAGGATTGCGCGTGACAATCGCGTGAAACATTATTGTTGACGTTAACATAATTGATAACCACGCGCTTTTTAGCGTTTCTCTTTTCGAGTGGTACCGTGGTATAATGTAATCACAGTTGGAGGCTTGCATAGTCTAGCCGATTAAGGAAAGTTAACCCATGGAGGTCATACACTCCCTTTTTTTGGTATAATAATCCTATCAGATAAGCAAAAGCAACTAAAAAAGCGTAGCTGATGACTACGCTAGTTCTTGCCTGCTGAACTCGTAAATTATTGACCTATTTTAGGTCTTTTTTACTCCCCTTTTTGTGGACTTTGGGAGAATATTAAAGGTCATTTGTGACTATGTTTTTTCAAAAAGTCCACAAAAATAAAGCCTATAAACTCCTATTTGAAGCCATTCCTAGACACTTTTCAGGATTTCTTCAAATGTCATGACTTTCTCCTTTTATATCAATAATTCTTCACTTCATTATAACAAAAAAACCGCTTTAAAACGGCTTTTTGACTGTAATTTATTCAAATCTGCTTCTACCTACGGCAAATCGTTCCCTGCAGCAAGATAAATTTCATACCATTCTTTTCTTGTTAAGCTAAAGTTTGCCGCTTGGCTAACTTCTCTCAAATGCTTAGGATTTGTTGTACCTACGACTGCCTGCATTTTAGCTGGATAACGCAATATCCAAGAAATTGCAATAGTTGAAGGAGTTACTCCATATTTAAAAGCTAAACGATCAAGTACTTGATTCAAAGCTTGAAATTTCTCATTTCCAACAAAATTCCCTTTAAAATACCCGAATTGTAAGACAGACCATGCTTGAATGACCACATCGTGTAATTTGCAATATTCAAAAATGTTGCCATCTCGCATAGTTGCTTGACTATCTTCCATATTAACATGAAAACCTGATTCGAATCCTGGAGTAAAAGCCGCACTCAATTGTAGCTGATTAACAGCTAACGGCTGCTTGACATCTTTTTTAAGCAACTCCATCATCATAGGATTTTGATTAGAAACTCCAAAATCTCGAACTTTACCTTGTTTATAAAGGAGATTAAAGGCTTCTGCTACTTGGTCAGCTTCCATCAAAGCATCTGGTCGATGAAGAAGCAAGCTATCTAGATGTTCAATCTTCAATCTTTGCAAAATACCGTCTACTGATTTTATGATATAGTCCTTAGAAAAATCAAAATAGGTGAATTCTTCAATGCGAATTCCACATTTTGACTGAATCCACATCTCCTCTCTTAAATCTGGACGATTTTTTAGGACAAGACCTAACAGTTCTTCACAACGACCACGACCATATATATCAGCCAAGTCGAAGGCATTGATTCCAACAGAAAGAGCTGTTTCTACAAGCTCTTCAACTTCTTTTACAGACTTATCTTTTATTCTCATCATTCCGAGAACAATTTCTGATAATTCTTTGTCTTCTTGACCAAGAGTTATGTATCTCATCAATTTTTTCTCCTCTAATTTCTACTGTTCTTCCCTTCATTATAACAAAAAAACCGCTTTAAAACGGCTTTTTGATTATGATTCTCCTATTATTCTACGGGATATCACTTGACTCTACTTTATAGTAATAAAAATCTTCATCATAATTTCCAGCTGATTGAGTAAT
This window contains:
- a CDS encoding aldo/keto reductase, which encodes MRYITLGQEDKELSEIVLGMMRIKDKSVKEVEELVETALSVGINAFDLADIYGRGRCEELLGLVLKNRPDLREEMWIQSKCGIRIEEFTYFDFSKDYIIKSVDGILQRLKIEHLDSLLLHRPDALMEADQVAEAFNLLYKQGKVRDFGVSNQNPMMMELLKKDVKQPLAVNQLQLSAAFTPGFESGFHVNMEDSQATMRDGNIFEYCKLHDVVIQAWSVLQFGYFKGNFVGNEKFQALNQVLDRLAFKYGVTPSTIAISWILRYPAKMQAVVGTTNPKHLREVSQAANFSLTRKEWYEIYLAAGNDLP